The following coding sequences lie in one Glycine max cultivar Williams 82 chromosome 19, Glycine_max_v4.0, whole genome shotgun sequence genomic window:
- the LOC100780249 gene encoding uncharacterized protein translates to MISGCFSQPNTPSSSNISYSSQVPQNVVTCTYLTQLCNSPTYLTLSWSRTLFSHSLTISATDIFSITISLNSSTFFFRTRHGSKSINNRKIKLHWNFTRAEFIQNSAEPESRFYLAISHNGKLQFFLGDLVRDLTRRHKKLDVKANNVVDPVLVSRREHVFGRRCYVSRAVFMGSKHVIEIECGGGVLGVKVDGETRLVVKRLAWKFRGYEKIFIDGVEVEFYWDVLSWVVNRDSNNGHGVFVFQVGDGTVWPEMVGAEKKLMNKSVSSASSVLQWAEETSECGRTSSSSSTKFSGTNATGFSLLLYAWTFN, encoded by the coding sequence ATGATCTCAGGTTGTTTCAGCCAACCCAACACTCCCTCATCAAGCAACATCAGCTACAGCTCCCAAGTGCCACAGAATGTGGTGACATGCACATACCTAACTCAACTATGCAACTCCCCCACTTATCTCACTCTCAGCTGGTCCAGAACCCTTTTCTCCCACTCCCTAACCATTTCAGCCACAGATATATTTTCCATCACAATTTCTCTGAACTCCTCAACCTTCTTCTTCAGAACACGCCATGGCTCAAAATCAATCAACAACCGCAAAATCAAGCTCCACTGGAACTTCACCCGCGCCGAGTTCATTCAAAACTCCGCTGAGCCAGAGTCACGCTTCTACTTGGCAATCTCACACAATGGCAAACTCCAATTCTTTTTGGGCGACCTTGTCCGCGATTTGACTCGGCGCCACAAAAAGCTCGACGTTAAGGCTAACAACGTTGTTGACCCAGTTCTGGTGTCGAGAAGAGAGCACGTGTTCGGAAGAAGGTGTTACGTGTCACGTGCGGTGTTCATGGGGTCGAAGCACGTGATAGAGATCGAGTGCGGAGGGGGTGTGCTGGGAGTGAAAGTGGACGGTGAGACGCGGTTGGTGGTGAAAAGGTTGGCGTGGAAGTTCAGAGGGTACGAGAAGATATTCATCGACGGCGTTGAAGTGGAGTTTTATTGGGACGTGTTGAGTTGGGTGGTTAACAGAGACAGCAATAACGGGCACGGCGTCTTTGTGTTCCAAGTGGGAGATGGAACGGTGTGGCCAGAAATGGTGGGTGCGGAGAAGAAATTAATGAACAAGAGCGTGTCGTCGGCTTCTAGCGTCTTGCAATGGGCAGAGGAGACTAGTGAGTGTGGGAggacctcttcttcttcatccacAAAGTTTTCTGGGACCAATGCCACCGGCTTCTCTTTGTTGCTCTATGCTTGGacctttaattaa
- the WNK9 gene encoding with no lysine kinase 9 isoform X1, which produces MNQLQASEFVELDPTARYGRYNEILGKGASKTVYRAFDEYQGIEVAWNQVKLYDFLQSPEDLERLYCEVHLLKTLKHRSIMKFYTSWVDTANRNINFVTEMFTSGTLRQYRQKHKRVNIRAVKHWCRQILRGLLYLHSRDPPVIHRDLKCDNIFVNGNQGEVKIGDLGLAAIVRKSHAAHCVGTPEFMAPEVYEESYNELVDIYSFGMCVLEMVTFEYPYSECSHPAQIYKKVISGKKPDALYKVKDPEVRKFVEKCLATVSLRLSARELLDDPFLQIDDYEYDLGPVDSGSFDDLGPLTHQPFFDLHRTYSNMSTEYSNGFEYEGDWYSHPAEIEPSGIELFECHDDEASEDVDISIRGKRKDDGGIFLRLRIADKEGHIRNIYFPFDTETDTALSVATEMVAELDITDQDVTSISDMIDGEIASLVPEWKPGPGIEETNHYLNKIVCHNCVSNQGRKNLQLPQCCRHGCASMHGRFEEITFPSECDNHVRGDAPIKSSQSDCLQYQESWNHHESCELSPVESDQSHSGEQYEQFDKPVLAEDKEGKGIWENKFAHDPGNPPRSLSGNYFSAIRFLCCGPENEYEKEVQQEMRWIKAKHERESRKLRDKLFGIAAKSSHTSNREHKTQQGIMPPLPQTVNGVDHGIHLKPLGNFWNYDSVAVLKSKRTTPIWAPKGPKIVR; this is translated from the exons ATGAATCAGCTTCAAGCATCTGAGTTTGTTGAACTTGATCCAACTGCCAGATACGGCAGA tacAATGAAATCCTCGGCAAAGGAGCTTCCAAGACAGT ATATAGAGCATTTGATGAGTACCAAGGGATTGAAGTTGCTTGGAATCAGGTTAAATTGTATGATTTTCTGCAGAGCCCTGAAGATCTCGAGAGGCTTTACTGTGAAGTTCATCTCCTCAAGACGTTGAAGCACAGAAGCATAATGAAATTTTACACTTCTTGGGTTGATACAGCGAACAGAAATATCAACTTTGTGACTGAAATGTTCACTTCTGGTACCCTTAGACA ATATAGGCAAAAGCACAAGAGAGTTAACATTAGGGCAGTGAAGCATTGGTGTAGACAAATCCTGAGAGGGCTTCTCTATCTTCATAGCCGTGACCCACCTGTGATCCATAGAGATCTTAAATGTGATAATATTTTTGTCAACGGAAACCAAGGGGAAGTTAAGATTGGGGATCTTGGGTTGGCAGCAATTGTCCGCAAGTCCCATGCTGCTCATTGTGTAG GAACGCCCGAGTTCATGGCACCAGAAGTTTATGAAGAGTCGTATAATGAACTAGTTGACATATATTCCTTTGGGATGTGTGTATTAGAAATGGTCACATTTGAATATCCTTATAGCGAATGTAGCCATCCAGCACAAATCTACAAGAAAGTTATTTCT GGGAAGAAACCGGATGCCTTGTATAAAGTGAAGGATCCAGAAGTGCGAAAATTTGTTGAGAAATGCCTGGCAACAGTGTCTCTAAGGCTCTCTGCAAGGGAGCTTCTAGATGATCCTTTTCTTCAGATTGATGATTATGAGTATGATTTGGGACCGGTGGACAGTGGATCATTTGATGACTTGGGTCCTCTTACCCATCAGCCATTCTTTGATCTCCACCGGACCTATAGTAACATGAGTACTGAATACTCGAATGGCTTTGAATATGAAGGAGACTGGTATTCTCATCCAGCTGAGATTGAACCTAGTGGAATTGAACTTTTCGAGTGCCATGACGATGAAGCCTCTGAAGATGTTGACATAAGCATTAGAGGCAAGAGGAAAGATGACGGTGGCATCTTTTTGAGACTAAGAATTGCAGACAAAGAAG GCCATATTCGGAATATTTATTTCCCATTTGACACAGAGACGGACACAGCATTAAGTGTAGCAACTGAAATGGTTGCAGAACTCGACATTACTGATCAGGATGTTACCAGTATATCAGATATGATAGACGGGGAAATTGCTTCCTTGGTACCTGAATGGAAGCCAGGACCAGGAATTGAAGAAACTAaccattatttaaataaaattgtttgtcaCAATTGTGTGTCTAATCAAGGCAGAAAGAACTTGCAGCTTCCTCAATGTTGTAGGCATGGATGTGCTTCAATGCATGGGCGCTTCGAGGAGATTACCTTCCCATCTGAGTGTGACAATCATGTTAGAGGGGATGCACCTATCAAATCAAGCCAATCAGACTGCTTGCAGTATCAGGAGTCATGGAATCATCATGAAAGTTGTGAACTGAGTCCAGTAGAGTCTGACCAAAGTCATTCTGGCGAGCAATATGAACAATTTGATAAACCAGTATTAGCAGAAGACAAAGAAGGAAAGGGTATTTGGGAAAACAAGTTTGCACATGATCCAGGAAACCCCCCACGAAGTTTATCAGGAAATTATTTCTCTGCTATCCGTTTTTTATGTTGTGGCCCTGAGAATGAATATGAGAAAGAGGTTCAACAAGAAATGAGATGGATCAAAGCAAAACACGAAAGGGAGTCAAGGAAACTTAGGGATAAACTGTTTGGTATAGCAGCTAAATCTTCACATACCAGTAACAGAGAGCACAAAACCCAACAAGGCATTATGCCACCACTGCCACAAACAGTAAACGGAGTGGACCATGGTATTCACTTGAAACCCTTGGGTAATTTCTGGAATTATGATTCAGTTGCCGTTCTCAAGTCCAAAAGAACCACCCCAATTTGGGCACCCAAAGGGCCCAAAATTGTGAGGTGA
- the LOC100799192 gene encoding DNA-damage-repair/toleration protein DRT102-like protein, translated as MAAEPTRPVKIIAAADDFGTPLKDALVAHLRTLNIQVEDLGTSSYYSAGAEVGRRVSQSSSSDIRGLVACGTGAGVSIFANKYPGVYAATCLSPSDAVNARSINNSNVLAVSGKYTSPEAAVEVLDAWLNTPFKSACPANDDKPWPQEIHSFLEHSLVEMPEIGKEGAFDTCAVCCLVKNRELNPIDLIPGGSMKILRETPTSAFVRFKAGSVEPAHHHTFGHDLVVIEGKKSVWNLTKEQRYDLTVGDYLFTPPGDVHRVKYHEDTEFFIKWDGHWDMFFDEDLDTAKNAIDKELGLAK; from the coding sequence ATGGCAGCAGAACCCACCCGCCCCGTAAAAATCATCGCCGCCGCCGATGACTTCGGCACTCCTCTCAAAGACGCCCTCGTCGCTCACTTGCGCACTCTCAACATCCAAGTCGAAGATCTCGGAACCTCTTCCTACTACTCCGCCGGAGCCGAGGTCGGTCGCCGAGTCTCCCAATCCTCCTCCTCCGACATCCGTGGCCTCGTCGCCTGCGGCACCGGCGCCGGCGTCTCCATCTTCGCCAACAAATATCCCGGCGTCTACGCCGCCACGTGCCTCTCCCCCTCCGACGCCGTCAACGCCCGCTCCATCAACAACTCCAACGTCCTCGCCGTCTCCGGCAAGTACACGTCGCCAGAGGCCGCAGTCGAGGTCCTGGACGCGTGGCTGAACACGCCGTTCAAGTCCGCGTGCCCGGCCAACGACGACAAGCCCTGGCCGCAGGAGATTCACTCCTTTCTCGAACACTCGCTCGTGGAGATGCCGGAGATCGGAAAAGAGGGCGCGTTTGACACGTGCGCGGTGTGCTGTCTGGTGAAGAACCGGGAACTGAATCCGATCGATTTGATTCCGGGCGGGTCGATGAAGATTCTAAGGGAAACTCCGACGTCGGCGTTCGTGAGGTTCAAGGCCGGGAGCGTGGAGCCCGCACACCACCACACGTTTGGGCACGACTTGGTTGTGATCGAAGGGAAGAAGAGCGTTTGGAATCTGACGAAGGAACAGAGGTATGATCTGACGGTTGGGGATTATTTATTCACTCCCCCAGGGGATGTGCATAGGGTTAAGTATCATGAGGATACTGAATTTTTCATCAAGTGGGATGGCCATTGGGATATGTTCTTTGACGAGGATCTCGACACTGCTAAAAACGCTATTGATAAGGAGTTAGGATTAGCCAAGTGA
- the WNK9 gene encoding with no lysine kinase 9, with product MNQLQASEFVELDPTARYGRYNEILGKGASKTVYRAFDEYQGIEVAWNQVKLYDFLQSPEDLERLYCEVHLLKTLKHRSIMKFYTSWVDTANRNINFVTEMFTSGTLRQYRQKHKRVNIRAVKHWCRQILRGLLYLHSRDPPVIHRDLKCDNIFVNGNQGEVKIGDLGLAAIVRKSHAAHCVGTPEFMAPEVYEESYNELVDIYSFGMCVLEMVTFEYPYSECSHPAQIYKKVISGKKPDALYKVKDPEVRKFVEKCLATVSLRLSARELLDDPFLQIDDYEYDLGPVDSGSFDDLGPLTHQPFFDLHRTYSNMSTEYSNGFEYEGDWYSHPAEIEPSGIELFECHDDEASEDVDISIRGKRKDDGGIFLRLRIADKEGHIRNIYFPFDTETDTALSVATEMVAELDITDQDVTSISDMIDGEIASLVPEWKPGPGIEETNHYLNKIVCHNCVSNQGRKNLQLPQCCRHGCASMHGRFEEITFPSECDNHVRGDAPIKSSQSDCLQYQESWNHHESCELSPVESDQSHSGEQYEQFDKPVLAEDKEGKGIWENKFAHDPGNPPRSLSGNYFSAIRFLCCGPENEYEKEVQQEMRWIKAKHERESRKLRDKLEHKTQQGIMPPLPQTVNGVDHGIHLKPLGNFWNYDSVAVLKSKRTTPIWAPKGPKIVRTVSLPVDAVDI from the exons ATGAATCAGCTTCAAGCATCTGAGTTTGTTGAACTTGATCCAACTGCCAGATACGGCAGA tacAATGAAATCCTCGGCAAAGGAGCTTCCAAGACAGT ATATAGAGCATTTGATGAGTACCAAGGGATTGAAGTTGCTTGGAATCAGGTTAAATTGTATGATTTTCTGCAGAGCCCTGAAGATCTCGAGAGGCTTTACTGTGAAGTTCATCTCCTCAAGACGTTGAAGCACAGAAGCATAATGAAATTTTACACTTCTTGGGTTGATACAGCGAACAGAAATATCAACTTTGTGACTGAAATGTTCACTTCTGGTACCCTTAGACA ATATAGGCAAAAGCACAAGAGAGTTAACATTAGGGCAGTGAAGCATTGGTGTAGACAAATCCTGAGAGGGCTTCTCTATCTTCATAGCCGTGACCCACCTGTGATCCATAGAGATCTTAAATGTGATAATATTTTTGTCAACGGAAACCAAGGGGAAGTTAAGATTGGGGATCTTGGGTTGGCAGCAATTGTCCGCAAGTCCCATGCTGCTCATTGTGTAG GAACGCCCGAGTTCATGGCACCAGAAGTTTATGAAGAGTCGTATAATGAACTAGTTGACATATATTCCTTTGGGATGTGTGTATTAGAAATGGTCACATTTGAATATCCTTATAGCGAATGTAGCCATCCAGCACAAATCTACAAGAAAGTTATTTCT GGGAAGAAACCGGATGCCTTGTATAAAGTGAAGGATCCAGAAGTGCGAAAATTTGTTGAGAAATGCCTGGCAACAGTGTCTCTAAGGCTCTCTGCAAGGGAGCTTCTAGATGATCCTTTTCTTCAGATTGATGATTATGAGTATGATTTGGGACCGGTGGACAGTGGATCATTTGATGACTTGGGTCCTCTTACCCATCAGCCATTCTTTGATCTCCACCGGACCTATAGTAACATGAGTACTGAATACTCGAATGGCTTTGAATATGAAGGAGACTGGTATTCTCATCCAGCTGAGATTGAACCTAGTGGAATTGAACTTTTCGAGTGCCATGACGATGAAGCCTCTGAAGATGTTGACATAAGCATTAGAGGCAAGAGGAAAGATGACGGTGGCATCTTTTTGAGACTAAGAATTGCAGACAAAGAAG GCCATATTCGGAATATTTATTTCCCATTTGACACAGAGACGGACACAGCATTAAGTGTAGCAACTGAAATGGTTGCAGAACTCGACATTACTGATCAGGATGTTACCAGTATATCAGATATGATAGACGGGGAAATTGCTTCCTTGGTACCTGAATGGAAGCCAGGACCAGGAATTGAAGAAACTAaccattatttaaataaaattgtttgtcaCAATTGTGTGTCTAATCAAGGCAGAAAGAACTTGCAGCTTCCTCAATGTTGTAGGCATGGATGTGCTTCAATGCATGGGCGCTTCGAGGAGATTACCTTCCCATCTGAGTGTGACAATCATGTTAGAGGGGATGCACCTATCAAATCAAGCCAATCAGACTGCTTGCAGTATCAGGAGTCATGGAATCATCATGAAAGTTGTGAACTGAGTCCAGTAGAGTCTGACCAAAGTCATTCTGGCGAGCAATATGAACAATTTGATAAACCAGTATTAGCAGAAGACAAAGAAGGAAAGGGTATTTGGGAAAACAAGTTTGCACATGATCCAGGAAACCCCCCACGAAGTTTATCAGGAAATTATTTCTCTGCTATCCGTTTTTTATGTTGTGGCCCTGAGAATGAATATGAGAAAGAGGTTCAACAAGAAATGAGATGGATCAAAGCAAAACACGAAAGGGAGTCAAGGAAACTTAGGGATAAACT AGAGCACAAAACCCAACAAGGCATTATGCCACCACTGCCACAAACAGTAAACGGAGTGGACCATGGTATTCACTTGAAACCCTTGGGTAATTTCTGGAATTATGATTCAGTTGCCGTTCTCAAGTCCAAAAGAACCACCCCAATTTGGGCACCCAAAGGGCCCAAAATTGTGAG GACAGTTTCCCTTCCTGTTGATGCTGtggatatataa